A region of Dictyostelium discoideum AX4 chromosome 1 chromosome, whole genome shotgun sequence DNA encodes the following proteins:
- a CDS encoding NUDIX hydrolase family protein encodes MSIKTLTLYNFNTSYSFGKEEKKEKEQSLTSKLARLKDSYEKEGLRKAVEGIIIIHDHGHPHILLLQDNNYFKLPGGKLKPGENEIDGLIRKLTKKLSPTGTPVSDAPWEIGDHVSTWWRPNFEPSLFPYIPSHITKPKECKKLFVVTLPEKCKFAVSNNLSLIAVSLYEIYNNSQRYGAVISSIPALISRYTFVYLNVD; translated from the exons caGTTATTCATTTGGTAAAGAggagaaaaaagaaaaagaacaatcACTTACATCAAAATTAGCACGTTTAAAAGATTCTTATGAAAAAGAAGGATTAAGAAAAGCAGTAGAGggtatcattattattcatgATCATGGTCATCCTCATATATTACTTTTAcaagataataattattttaaatt accGGGAGGTAAACTTAAACCAggagaaaatgaaattgatggaCTTATAagaaaattaacaaaaaaactATCACCAACAGGTACTCCTGTATCAGATGCACCTTGGGAG attggTGATCATGTTTCAACATGGTGGAGACCAAATTTTGAACCATCCCTT tttccATATATTCCTTCTCATATAACTAAACCAAAAGAATGTAAAAAACTATTTGTTGTTACCCTTCCTGAAAAat GTAAATTTGctgtttcaaataatttaagttTAATTGCTGTGTCACTTtatgaaatttataataattctcAAAGATATGGTGCTGTAATTTCAAGTATTCCTGCACTCATTAGTAGATATACTTTCGTTTATCTCAATGTAGATTAG